One Chromobacterium paludis genomic window carries:
- the rquA gene encoding rhodoquinone biosynthesis methyltransferase RquA: MTTLHTRASTGDPYYQDVPGYMTEVYDWAYVNPRKARLLDHKLVVRTLLFGNDQRLMRAYLDEIRPGEKVWQVAHVYGDLVQRAAGRVGEEGRFTLTDITPIQIELAEGKLADVGQAAVVRADAARYQPEQKQDLVCSFFLLHEVPEEMKSAIVDNMLSHVAPGGRAMFVDYHRPKAWQPIGWLLKWVNRALEPFAEALWRNDIASYAREAGRFEWRKRTVFGGVYQIVMARRKA; this comes from the coding sequence ATGACCACATTGCACACGCGCGCCAGCACAGGCGACCCCTACTACCAGGACGTCCCGGGCTATATGACCGAGGTGTACGACTGGGCCTACGTCAACCCGCGCAAGGCCAGGCTGCTGGACCATAAGCTGGTGGTGCGCACCTTGCTGTTCGGCAACGACCAGCGCTTGATGCGGGCCTATCTGGATGAAATCCGTCCTGGCGAAAAGGTCTGGCAGGTGGCGCACGTCTACGGCGACCTGGTGCAGCGCGCGGCCGGGAGAGTGGGCGAGGAAGGCCGCTTCACCCTGACCGACATCACGCCGATACAGATCGAACTGGCCGAAGGCAAGCTGGCCGATGTCGGCCAGGCCGCCGTGGTGCGCGCCGACGCCGCCCGCTACCAGCCGGAGCAGAAGCAGGACCTGGTGTGCAGCTTCTTCCTGCTGCACGAGGTGCCGGAGGAGATGAAGTCCGCCATCGTCGACAATATGCTGTCCCATGTGGCGCCGGGCGGCCGCGCGATGTTCGTCGACTACCACCGGCCCAAGGCCTGGCAGCCGATAGGCTGGCTGCTGAAGTGGGTGAACCGGGCATTGGAGCCGTTTGCCGAGGCCTTGTGGCGCAACGATATCGCCAGCTATGCCCGCGAAGCGGGGCGCTTCGAGTGGCGCAAGCGCACCGTGTTCGGCGGCGTGTACCAGATCGTGATGGCGAGGCGCAAAGCCTGA
- the xth gene encoding exodeoxyribonuclease III → MRFATWNVNSLKVRLPQVLQWLADTGVEVLCLQELKMDQDAFPLAEIEAAGYRAVWFGQKTYNGVAILAKAPLEIEDVVSGIPGYGDEQRRVITATIAGVRAICAYFVNGEAVDSPKYPYKLEWLSKLEGHVAAELAAHPNLLLLGDYNIAPEDRDVYDPEGWHEQVLCSTPERDAFRRLIGLGLSDSFRLFNQEEKQYSWWDYRQMMFRRNKGVRIDHILVSDALQPRAVACEIDKAPRKWERPSDHTPVVLTLAD, encoded by the coding sequence ATGCGTTTTGCCACCTGGAACGTCAATTCCCTGAAAGTCCGCCTGCCGCAGGTACTGCAATGGTTGGCCGACACCGGCGTCGAAGTGTTGTGCCTGCAGGAACTGAAGATGGACCAGGACGCCTTCCCGCTGGCGGAGATCGAGGCTGCCGGTTATCGAGCCGTCTGGTTCGGCCAGAAAACCTATAACGGCGTGGCCATTCTGGCCAAGGCGCCGCTGGAGATAGAGGACGTGGTGTCCGGCATCCCCGGCTACGGCGACGAGCAGCGCCGCGTCATCACCGCCACCATCGCCGGCGTGCGCGCGATTTGCGCCTATTTCGTCAACGGCGAGGCGGTGGACTCGCCCAAATACCCGTACAAGCTGGAATGGCTGTCCAAGCTGGAAGGGCATGTCGCGGCCGAGCTGGCCGCGCATCCGAACCTGCTCTTGCTGGGCGACTACAACATCGCGCCGGAAGACCGCGACGTTTACGACCCGGAAGGCTGGCATGAGCAAGTGCTGTGCAGCACGCCCGAGCGCGACGCTTTCCGCCGCCTGATAGGCCTGGGCCTGTCCGACAGCTTCCGCCTGTTCAATCAGGAGGAGAAGCAGTACAGCTGGTGGGACTACCGCCAGATGATGTTCCGCCGCAACAAGGGCGTGCGCATCGACCATATCCTGGTCAGCGACGCGCTCCAGCCGCGCGCCGTCGCTTGCGAAATCGACAAGGCGCCGCGCAAATGGGAGCGCCCGTCCGACCATACCCCAGTGGTGCTGACGCTGGCCGACTGA